In Campylobacter vulpis, a genomic segment contains:
- a CDS encoding NYN domain-containing protein: protein MEAKELAKRLKDYVWETLRRNEDYLHRVYIYDCEPLDKNVPMPPIEKTDKSKNLSKTTTYKFRSELLNYLRKQPYFAVRLGEIDENSFQWKFRDYDKFRKILRKEIDICELTSEDFVLDIKQKGVDMKIGLDIATLANKHQAEKIILITADSDFIPAVKHARKEGIIVQLDPMRVPETQIKKGLLEHIDILSSVFINKNKNGN, encoded by the coding sequence ATGGAGGCTAAAGAATTGGCTAAGAGATTAAAAGACTATGTATGGGAAACCCTTAGAAGAAATGAAGATTATTTACATAGAGTTTATATTTACGATTGCGAACCATTAGATAAAAATGTTCCTATGCCTCCCATAGAAAAAACTGATAAATCTAAGAACTTAAGCAAAACTACAACATACAAATTTAGAAGCGAACTTTTAAATTACCTAAGAAAGCAACCTTATTTTGCTGTAAGATTAGGTGAAATCGATGAAAATTCGTTTCAATGGAAATTTAGAGATTATGATAAATTTAGAAAAATTCTACGCAAAGAAATAGACATTTGTGAGCTTACAAGCGAAGATTTCGTTTTAGACATTAAACAAAAGGGTGTCGATATGAAAATAGGGCTTGATATTGCAACTTTAGCAAATAAACATCAAGCCGAAAAAATAATTTTAATCACAGCAGATAGTGATTTTATCCCTGCTGTTAAGCACGCCAGAAAAGAAGGAATTATTGTTCAATTAGATCCAATGAGAGTTCCAGAAACTCAAATTAAAAAAGGTTTGTTGGAGCATATTGACATCCTTTCGTCTGTTTTTATTAATAAAAATAAAAATGGCAATTAA
- a CDS encoding NTPase: MEKDYKIKVTDTSKLNDHYKEAIQEGTYDGEDIDKFFNTIKTFDIAESLLKKDFSNQSIKFEIITDKEKIPLDIRLGDKNFQQGIEHLIKMGGSAINKEKLNDTIKKDLNKQLEQYKPKTYDEMLDGTFKALKNMSEIANKDIAAMIQEFANSYLKTRGKYEQKKKKINNLAKEPSFFKQKMNEFFKKKKKN; this comes from the coding sequence ATGGAAAAAGACTACAAAATAAAAGTAACAGACACAAGCAAACTTAATGACCATTATAAAGAGGCGATACAAGAAGGCACTTATGATGGTGAAGATATTGATAAATTTTTCAACACAATCAAAACTTTTGACATTGCGGAAAGTTTATTAAAAAAAGATTTTTCAAATCAATCCATCAAATTTGAAATCATCACAGATAAAGAAAAAATTCCATTAGATATAAGACTTGGTGATAAAAATTTTCAACAAGGGATTGAGCATTTAATCAAAATGGGTGGCTCTGCTATCAATAAAGAAAAATTAAATGATACAATAAAAAAAGATCTCAATAAGCAACTAGAGCAATACAAACCTAAAACATATGATGAAATGCTAGATGGAACTTTTAAGGCTTTAAAAAATATGTCAGAAATAGCAAACAAAGATATAGCAGCAATGATACAAGAATTTGCAAACTCTTACTTAAAAACAAGAGGGAAATACGAACAAAAAAAAAAAAAAATAAATAACCTCGCAAAAGAGCCGTCATTTTTTAAGCAAAAAATGAACGAATTTTTCAAAAAAAAAAAAAAAAACTAA
- a CDS encoding DUF5710 domain-containing protein, producing MPQKRIYLYVPFKDKEKARLLGAMWDEKEKKWFAPKSLDKNIFAQWLYPHQKKDFSFDENEVLTTFKFALEKQGLIISGLPIMDGKIHRVKTTTDKGREMSGAYSGFLNEYPAGFIQNFKTGIKENWKMPLENAKQNIINYQTINKNSTSHINNNIKQDILKLQQKTALKIEKEYSEAHWAYSNHPYLIKKGFNENFYLKQDSKGSLLIPLKDENGKIWSVQRIFPNGDKIIGIIKTKEEKEQGIEYSARKSGCFHIIGAKSLEYCKEFIIAEGFATAATIYKALEKPVIMGVDAGNLLKIVEALKDKFQNIPITIIADNDRKRELQGFSNIGVEIAKEIQQKFSNIKIIIPKISDQEAEQGMSDFNDIFLKKGLEEVKKQLHSINFQNKLKDFKNSTKQHNEQELIR from the coding sequence ATGCCACAAAAAAGAATTTATTTGTATGTTCCTTTTAAAGATAAAGAAAAAGCAAGATTGTTAGGAGCTATGTGGGACGAAAAAGAAAAAAAATGGTTTGCTCCAAAAAGCTTGGATAAAAATATTTTTGCACAATGGCTTTATCCACACCAAAAAAAAGATTTTTCATTTGACGAAAATGAAGTGCTAACAACTTTCAAATTTGCTTTAGAAAAACAAGGCTTAATTATCAGTGGCTTACCCATTATGGATGGTAAAATTCATAGAGTGAAAACTACAACGGATAAGGGCAGAGAAATGAGTGGGGCTTATAGTGGGTTTTTAAATGAATATCCTGCGGGCTTTATTCAAAACTTTAAAACAGGTATTAAAGAAAATTGGAAAATGCCCTTAGAAAATGCGAAACAAAATATTATAAATTATCAAACTATTAATAAAAATTCTACATCGCACATAAACAATAATATTAAGCAGGATATTTTGAAACTTCAGCAAAAAACTGCACTTAAAATTGAAAAAGAATACAGCGAAGCCCATTGGGCTTATTCTAATCATCCTTACCTAATCAAAAAAGGTTTTAACGAAAATTTTTATTTAAAACAAGATAGTAAAGGCTCTCTTCTTATTCCCCTAAAAGACGAAAATGGAAAAATATGGTCTGTGCAAAGAATTTTTCCAAATGGCGATAAAATCATCGGTATCATCAAAACAAAAGAAGAAAAAGAACAAGGCATTGAATACTCCGCAAGAAAATCTGGGTGCTTTCACATCATAGGTGCAAAAAGCTTAGAATATTGCAAAGAATTTATCATAGCAGAAGGCTTTGCTACTGCTGCAACAATTTATAAAGCGCTTGAAAAACCTGTTATAATGGGTGTAGATGCTGGAAATTTACTCAAAATCGTTGAAGCCTTAAAGGATAAATTTCAAAATATCCCCATCACTATAATTGCAGATAATGATAGAAAAAGAGAATTGCAAGGATTTTCTAATATCGGTGTAGAAATAGCAAAAGAAATCCAACAAAAATTTTCAAATATTAAAATTATCATTCCAAAAATTAGCGACCAAGAAGCAGAACAGGGAATGAGCGATTTTAATGATATTTTCCTAAAAAAAGGGCTTGAAGAAGTTAAAAAACAACTGCACTCTATTAATTTTCAAAACAAACTTAAAGATTTTAAAAACTCTACGAAACAACATAATGAGCAAGAGCTTATAAGATAG
- a CDS encoding EexN family lipoprotein, whose amino-acid sequence MKNVTKLGLLSAVVAILFSACSEPKSVQYYEDPKNAKELEAKIKECDKNANSAETNTECANAYKAQYSKSLQNFQNEKLTDEEIKKYFKHRDNK is encoded by the coding sequence ATGAAAAATGTTACCAAATTAGGTTTGCTTAGTGCAGTTGTTGCTATTTTATTCTCTGCTTGTTCAGAACCAAAGAGTGTGCAATATTATGAAGATCCAAAAAATGCTAAAGAATTAGAAGCTAAAATCAAAGAATGTGATAAAAACGCTAATTCTGCAGAAACTAACACAGAATGTGCAAATGCTTACAAGGCACAATACTCAAAATCTCTTCAAAATTTTCAAAATGAAAAACTTACAGACGAAGAAATTAAAAAGTATTTTAAACATAGAGATAACAAATGA
- a CDS encoding DUF234 domain-containing protein — protein MVDFYSVFDGLDVAYFSGDVFEDIKTLILPNYRLLDEKFLMDKTECRALTLFAKNNRKRYSINREIQHFKALSTFNKLLKSGILRIEKSKENKIEKSKHHKLKRELRAYVIQDKILFKDHYTRFHFYFLKPNENLILAGEFEGLLEKIKEKFEFYQSFCFEQLAREFVEKHFGIYSVQSYWNRNLELDLYYKDETISLIGEVKFKNKKICKNVLNDLYKKAQELNLKPDYYIIFSKNGFSKELESLQDEHLLLFDLSHFKALM, from the coding sequence ATGGTCGATTTTTACAGCGTGTTTGATGGGCTTGATGTGGCGTATTTTTCCGGTGATGTATTTGAAGATATTAAAACGCTTATTTTGCCAAATTATAGGCTTTTAGATGAAAAATTTTTGATGGATAAAACAGAATGTAGGGCTTTGACTTTATTTGCTAAAAATAATCGCAAACGCTATTCTATTAACCGAGAAATTCAGCACTTTAAAGCACTTAGCACCTTTAATAAGCTTTTAAAATCAGGCATTTTACGCATAGAAAAAAGCAAGGAAAATAAAATTGAAAAATCCAAGCACCATAAGCTAAAAAGAGAGTTAAGAGCCTATGTTATACAAGATAAAATTCTTTTTAAAGACCATTATACGCGTTTTCATTTTTATTTTTTAAAGCCGAATGAAAATTTGATTTTAGCGGGAGAATTTGAAGGACTTTTGGAAAAAATAAAGGAGAAATTTGAGTTTTATCAAAGTTTTTGTTTTGAGCAATTGGCAAGGGAATTTGTGGAAAAACATTTTGGTATTTATAGTGTGCAAAGTTACTGGAACAGAAATTTGGAGCTTGATTTATATTATAAAGATGAAACGATTTCTCTCATCGGTGAAGTAAAATTTAAAAATAAAAAAATTTGCAAAAATGTCCTAAATGATCTTTATAAAAAGGCACAGGAATTAAATTTAAAGCCCGATTATTATATAATCTTTTCCAAAAATGGCTTTTCTAAGGAGCTTGAAAGCTTGCAAGATGAGCATTTGCTTTTGTTTGATTTAAGTCATTTTAAGGCTTTAATGTGA
- a CDS encoding fla regulon two-component system sensor histidine kinase FlgS translates to MDKNILQSLDSNEKETLQKGLQSLIEQTYVIENEYKILNENYNALRAMMSEVIEVLPTALWIMDRDKKIILQNRAAAQNANLLEQIDLKNPHYELEFDNKFYTIKIIAQNEKTIISATDISDEKRNERLASMGSVAAHLAHEIRNPIGSISLLASTLFSRVELKNKNIVLEIQKAIARVERIVNSTLLFTKGVHIHKSFFNLLELKEECEQAIAAYNFSSEISFEMEFFDLEIYADKALLGLVLQNLIYNAIDAIEEEESEEPKICIKAYVKETNLYVEILDNGCEIKDEKLVFEAFKTTKLKGNGLGLSLSKEIINAHKGELGFKIKPKLFYFTLPLELINDT, encoded by the coding sequence ATGGATAAAAATATTTTACAAAGTTTAGATTCTAATGAAAAAGAAACCCTGCAAAAAGGGCTTCAAAGCTTAATTGAGCAAACTTATGTGATAGAAAATGAGTATAAAATTCTTAACGAAAACTATAACGCTCTAAGGGCTATGATGAGCGAAGTGATTGAGGTTTTACCTACGGCGTTATGGATTATGGATAGAGATAAAAAGATTATTTTGCAAAATAGAGCTGCCGCACAAAATGCGAATTTGTTGGAGCAAATTGATTTGAAAAATCCACATTATGAGCTTGAATTTGACAATAAATTTTATACCATAAAAATCATAGCTCAAAATGAAAAAACCATCATTTCAGCCACAGACATTAGCGATGAAAAAAGAAACGAACGCCTTGCGAGTATGGGAAGTGTGGCAGCACATTTAGCCCACGAGATAAGAAATCCCATAGGCTCCATATCTTTACTTGCCTCTACGCTTTTTTCTAGGGTCGAGCTTAAAAATAAAAATATCGTGCTTGAAATTCAAAAAGCCATAGCTAGAGTTGAAAGAATCGTAAATTCTACGCTGCTTTTTACTAAGGGTGTGCATATTCATAAGAGTTTTTTTAATCTTTTAGAATTAAAAGAGGAGTGCGAACAAGCCATAGCAGCTTATAATTTTTCTAGTGAGATTAGCTTTGAAATGGAATTTTTTGATTTAGAAATTTATGCAGATAAGGCTTTGCTAGGCTTAGTTTTGCAAAATCTTATTTATAATGCTATTGATGCGATTGAGGAAGAGGAGAGTGAAGAGCCTAAAATTTGCATTAAAGCTTATGTAAAAGAGACGAATTTATATGTGGAAATTTTAGATAATGGTTGTGAAATTAAGGACGAAAAGCTTGTTTTTGAAGCCTTTAAAACGACTAAGCTTAAGGGAAATGGACTTGGACTTTCTTTGTCTAAAGAAATCATCAATGCCCATAAGGGAGAGCTTGGCTTTAAGATAAAGCCTAAGCTATTTTATTTTACCTTACCTCTTGAGTTGATTAACGATACCTAG
- the flgG gene encoding flagellar basal-body rod protein FlgG, with protein MMRSLHTAATGMVAQQTQIDVTSNNISNVNTVGFKKSRAEFADLMYQTMKYAGTSTSATTLSPSGIEVGLGVRPTAVTKVFTPGSYKSTSTDSFDMAIEGNGFFQIQLPDGTTAYTRNGQFTRDNEGNVVNADGYRLIPEMTVPEGATNISIAKDGTVSVMLAGEQEETQIGQIELVQFINPAGLHSMGDNLYLETGASGAPVAGIAGQDGLGNIRHGFVELSNVQLVEEMTDLITGQRAYEAGSKAITTSDEMLGIVNQLKR; from the coding sequence ATGATGCGTTCACTTCATACGGCAGCCACAGGTATGGTTGCCCAACAAACACAAATTGATGTAACCTCAAACAATATTTCAAATGTCAATACAGTCGGCTTTAAAAAATCAAGAGCCGAATTTGCGGACTTGATGTATCAAACGATGAAATACGCAGGCACTTCCACCTCGGCAACCACACTTTCTCCATCAGGCATAGAAGTGGGCTTAGGGGTGCGTCCTACGGCTGTTACAAAGGTTTTTACGCCGGGGAGTTATAAATCTACTAGCACGGATAGTTTTGATATGGCGATTGAGGGCAATGGCTTTTTTCAAATTCAGCTTCCTGACGGCACAACAGCTTACACAAGAAATGGGCAATTTACAAGAGATAATGAAGGCAATGTCGTCAATGCAGACGGATATAGACTAATCCCAGAAATGACAGTGCCAGAGGGTGCGACAAACATTAGCATCGCAAAAGACGGCACCGTCTCTGTGATGTTAGCAGGTGAGCAAGAAGAAACGCAAATTGGGCAAATCGAGCTAGTTCAGTTCATTAACCCAGCAGGACTTCACTCTATGGGGGATAATCTCTACCTAGAAACTGGGGCTAGTGGTGCACCAGTAGCAGGCATAGCGGGGCAGGACGGCTTAGGAAACATAAGACACGGCTTTGTAGAGCTTAGCAATGTCCAGCTTGTCGAAGAGATGACTGACCTCATCACAGGACAAAGAGCCTATGAAGCAGGTTCAAAAGCTATTACTACAAGTGATGAAATGCTAGGTATCGTTAATCAACTCAAGAGGTAA
- a CDS encoding flagellar hook-basal body protein — protein sequence MQNGYYQATGGMVTQFNKLEVITNNLANINTSGYKRDDVVIADFKRIFKETQDELPIENHTKDAARFVNTTIDRVPQISQDYTDFSTGSLKATNNPLDFAMTREDTFYLVQTKNGEIRLTKDGNFQLDDEGYLVNKQGYKVLSSNYFNNPQNAGIIIGNNAVHINVDKNGNISVDGEDNARLFIAQVDDIRALDKDGDNTYKIDDLTRIRDLEISNSVKQGFSQGSNVNPVSEMVALIEANRMVEMYQKVMTAHMDDLNQDAINKLASVK from the coding sequence ATGCAAAATGGATATTATCAAGCAACGGGTGGAATGGTAACGCAGTTTAATAAACTCGAAGTTATCACAAACAACCTAGCAAACATTAACACAAGTGGATATAAGCGTGATGATGTGGTTATTGCGGATTTTAAAAGGATTTTTAAAGAGACTCAGGACGAACTACCTATAGAAAATCACACAAAAGACGCTGCGCGTTTTGTCAATACGACTATTGATAGAGTGCCTCAAATTTCGCAAGATTACACGGATTTTAGCACAGGCTCTTTAAAAGCGACCAATAATCCTTTAGACTTTGCGATGACTAGGGAGGATACCTTTTACCTCGTGCAAACAAAAAACGGAGAGATTAGACTCACAAAAGACGGAAATTTTCAACTTGATGATGAGGGCTATTTGGTCAATAAACAAGGCTATAAGGTCTTAAGCAGTAATTATTTTAACAATCCTCAAAACGCTGGCATTATCATAGGAAATAATGCTGTGCATATTAATGTGGATAAAAATGGCAATATCAGTGTCGATGGAGAGGATAATGCTAGACTTTTCATCGCTCAAGTTGATGATATAAGAGCTTTAGATAAGGACGGGGACAATACCTATAAAATCGATGATTTAACGCGTATTAGAGATTTAGAAATTTCAAATTCCGTTAAACAAGGCTTTTCACAAGGCTCAAATGTCAATCCTGTGAGTGAAATGGTAGCCTTAATCGAGGCAAATAGAATGGTTGAGATGTATCAAAAGGTAATGACAGCTCATATGGATGATTTAAATCAAGATGCGATTAATAAACTCGCAAGCGTTAAGTGA
- a CDS encoding metal ABC transporter permease, giving the protein MLELLNYTFFQNALLAALLVSIACGAMGVLVMINRLFSMAGGITHGAFGGIGLAIYFSLPILLSTSIFTLFLAFLVAFLSKHYSHRSDSFIAVIWAFGMAVGIILIDLSPGQNSDLMAYLFGSILAVSTSDLWLMAFVDGAFILLLFLFYRQFEILSFDSEFAKVKGINTSFFHYLLIAILAFCIVISIRLVGLILVMAMLSIPSFIAESFAKRLGAMMMISSCISSIFCVLGLFVSAIFNLSSGACIIGISCLFFMLHFAFKLIKRPK; this is encoded by the coding sequence GTGCTTGAGCTTTTGAACTACACCTTTTTTCAAAACGCCCTTTTAGCTGCACTTTTAGTCAGCATTGCCTGTGGAGCTATGGGGGTTTTAGTGATGATAAATCGCCTCTTTTCTATGGCAGGAGGCATTACGCACGGAGCTTTTGGAGGTATAGGTTTGGCGATTTATTTCTCTTTACCCATTTTACTTAGCACGAGTATTTTTACACTTTTTTTAGCTTTTTTAGTCGCCTTTTTAAGCAAACATTATTCTCACAGAAGTGATAGTTTTATTGCTGTAATTTGGGCTTTTGGAATGGCTGTGGGGATTATTTTGATTGATTTAAGCCCGGGGCAAAATAGTGATTTAATGGCGTATTTATTTGGCTCTATTTTGGCAGTTTCGACAAGTGATTTGTGGCTTATGGCTTTTGTTGATGGTGCCTTCATCTTACTTCTATTTTTATTTTATAGGCAGTTTGAAATTTTAAGTTTTGATAGTGAATTTGCAAAGGTTAAAGGCATAAATACAAGCTTTTTTCACTATCTTTTAATCGCAATACTTGCCTTTTGTATTGTTATTTCTATACGCTTAGTAGGGCTTATTTTAGTTATGGCTATGCTTAGTATCCCTAGTTTTATAGCAGAATCTTTTGCTAAAAGACTGGGGGCTATGATGATGATTTCTTCTTGCATTAGTAGCATTTTTTGTGTGCTTGGCTTATTTGTAAGTGCGATTTTCAATCTTTCAAGCGGGGCTTGCATTATAGGAATTTCTTGTCTTTTTTTTATGCTTCACTTTGCTTTTAAGCTCATTAAACGCCCAAAATAA
- a CDS encoding metal ABC transporter ATP-binding protein yields MLYFKINNLNYSYDKEEILKNINLSYDSREFLSIIGANGAGKSTLLKLILGLLDFKKQIEFFNLQKNEIAYVPQQSLINTNFNARVLEIVLMGLVGQKIFGFYTKEDKKKALKALESVAMEEFWNKNFNDLSGGQRQKVLIARALVDKCKLLILDEPTASVDSKSAVQIFEMLSALHNKGIGIVVVCHDINLVLAYSDKIAHLNKELFLHKNDKKEKQKSVFLKHLYENHTHFCDVEMSLEHCLQCEKKQNCESKILNCNKNMSKNITTFRQNRA; encoded by the coding sequence ATGCTTTATTTTAAAATTAACAATTTAAATTATAGCTATGACAAAGAAGAAATTTTAAAAAATATCAACCTTAGCTACGATAGCCGCGAATTTCTTTCCATCATCGGTGCAAATGGTGCAGGAAAATCCACGCTTTTAAAGCTTATTTTAGGACTTTTAGATTTTAAAAAGCAAATTGAATTTTTTAATCTCCAAAAAAATGAAATTGCCTATGTTCCGCAACAAAGCCTTATTAATACAAATTTCAATGCGCGTGTGCTTGAAATCGTTTTGATGGGACTTGTAGGACAAAAAATTTTTGGTTTTTACACAAAAGAAGATAAAAAAAAAGCCTTAAAAGCCCTCGAAAGCGTAGCTATGGAAGAATTTTGGAATAAGAATTTTAACGACTTAAGCGGAGGACAAAGGCAAAAAGTTCTCATCGCTAGAGCTTTGGTTGATAAATGCAAATTATTGATTTTAGATGAACCAACGGCAAGTGTTGATAGTAAAAGTGCGGTGCAAATTTTTGAAATGCTAAGTGCCTTGCATAATAAAGGAATAGGCATTGTTGTCGTGTGCCACGATATTAATTTAGTTCTTGCTTATAGTGATAAAATTGCACATTTAAACAAAGAGCTTTTTTTGCATAAAAATGACAAAAAAGAAAAACAAAAAAGCGTTTTTTTAAAACATTTATATGAAAATCATACGCATTTTTGTGATGTGGAGATGAGTTTGGAGCATTGTTTGCAGTGCGAAAAAAAGCAAAATTGCGAAAGTAAGATTTTAAATTGCAACAAGAATATGTCAAAAAATATCACAACTTTTAGGCAAAATCGTGCTTGA
- a CDS encoding metal ABC transporter solute-binding protein, Zn/Mn family — MKILLFLLLNLSFLVAKPVASVSIAPQEFFVKKIAGDSVEINTLLPQNSDEHTFEFKTSHLSKLEKSDLYFTMGLEFEKVFLDKFKRNFPNLSIVNTQKNIHFLEFEEEHEHHDHDHAKDIHTWLDPILVKTLATNIATALKEKYPQNAKMYENNLQNFHKELEDLNLQINEELKGVKNRKFIVYHPSWAYFAKRYRLEQIPVEIAGKEPKISDLKRIIKKAREENIKVIFVQPGFPENAAKVLAKECGAKIVMINHLAKDWDKELLKSVEALKKAL, encoded by the coding sequence ATGAAAATTCTACTTTTTTTACTCTTAAATCTTAGTTTTTTAGTCGCAAAACCTGTAGCAAGTGTTAGCATAGCTCCGCAGGAATTTTTTGTAAAAAAAATCGCAGGAGATAGTGTAGAAATTAACACACTCTTACCGCAAAATAGCGATGAACATACCTTTGAATTTAAGACATCTCATCTTAGCAAACTTGAAAAAAGCGATCTTTATTTTACAATGGGTTTGGAATTTGAAAAAGTTTTTTTGGATAAATTTAAGCGTAATTTTCCAAATTTAAGCATTGTAAATACACAAAAAAATATTCATTTTTTAGAATTTGAAGAAGAGCATGAACATCACGACCACGACCACGCTAAAGATATCCACACTTGGTTAGATCCTATTTTGGTCAAAACTCTAGCGACAAACATAGCCACAGCCCTAAAAGAAAAATATCCACAAAATGCAAAAATGTATGAAAACAATTTGCAAAATTTTCATAAAGAATTAGAAGACCTAAATTTACAAATCAATGAAGAATTAAAAGGGGTAAAAAATCGCAAATTTATCGTTTATCACCCTTCTTGGGCGTATTTTGCAAAACGCTATCGTTTAGAACAAATTCCAGTAGAAATAGCAGGAAAAGAGCCTAAAATCAGTGATTTAAAACGCATTATCAAAAAAGCAAGAGAGGAAAATATCAAGGTCATTTTCGTGCAGCCAGGCTTTCCTGAAAATGCTGCAAAGGTTTTAGCTAAGGAGTGCGGTGCTAAAATTGTGATGATTAATCATCTTGCAAAAGACTGGGATAAGGAGCTTTTAAAAAGCGTTGAAGCTTTGAAAAAGGCACTTTAA
- a CDS encoding methyl-accepting chemotaxis protein — translation MMKTLSGKLLACVVAIFIVVIGVIMTYSYISSSSQISTLFKSIQKGILDASYTTINITMNVEANQHLSAVAEQIAAIDKNDVIAQRRVLMTTEELIKYPSMYIVYENDGKVILQDYHPEVGIENLSSNFDDVGLDLRDRFWYKETKAKKSGIISSTYISSAGNYKNQRLATATYPIIKNGEFIGVIGMDLFVGDFQKRFENFEREELPGLDVYITDADGKIFSHKDQKIVESTTPIEAEIALQAALKNSLEGEFSYVSNGKERVGFYKQFPFGWTIVSATTKSDYTDAINKQFFISTAISLILLVVGAMFLVIFIKKLVAPISSIQSGLNSFFDFINHKTQDISTINIKTNDEFGQMAAAINQNIQATKEGLDQDKQAVKESVTTVGIVENGDLTARITANPRNPQLIELKSVLNNLLDVLQTKVGKDMNKIHSIFEEFKSLDFRNKIENATGSVEVTTNALGEEIIKMLKQSSDFANSLANESSKLQNAVQNLTSSSNSQAASLEETAAALEEITSSMQNVSQKTSDVITQSEEIKNVTGIIGDIADQINLLALNAAIEAARAGEHGRGFAVVADEVRKLAERTQKSLSEIEANTNLLVQSINDMAESIKEQTAGITQINESVAQIDQTTKDNVEIANESAIISNTVSDIATNILEDVKKKKF, via the coding sequence ATGATGAAAACACTAAGTGGCAAACTTTTAGCCTGTGTTGTGGCGATTTTTATTGTGGTAATTGGTGTGATTATGACTTATAGTTATATCTCAAGCTCAAGTCAAATTTCTACACTTTTTAAAAGTATCCAAAAGGGTATTTTAGACGCTTCTTACACTACGATAAATATCACAATGAATGTTGAAGCGAACCAGCATTTAAGTGCTGTGGCGGAGCAAATTGCAGCGATTGATAAAAACGATGTTATAGCACAAAGACGTGTTTTGATGACGACAGAAGAGCTTATTAAGTATCCTTCTATGTATATTGTTTATGAAAATGACGGAAAGGTGATTTTGCAAGATTATCATCCTGAAGTAGGCATTGAGAATTTATCCTCAAATTTCGATGATGTAGGCTTGGATTTAAGAGATAGATTTTGGTATAAAGAAACCAAAGCAAAAAAGTCAGGAATCATCTCATCGACTTATATCTCAAGTGCTGGAAACTACAAAAATCAAAGACTTGCAACGGCGACTTATCCTATCATTAAAAACGGCGAGTTTATCGGCGTTATCGGTATGGATTTATTTGTGGGCGATTTTCAAAAAAGATTTGAGAATTTTGAAAGAGAAGAATTACCTGGACTTGATGTTTATATCACAGACGCAGATGGTAAAATTTTCTCTCATAAAGACCAAAAAATCGTAGAAAGCACCACTCCAATCGAAGCTGAGATAGCCTTGCAAGCGGCTTTAAAAAATTCACTCGAGGGCGAGTTTTCTTATGTCAGTAATGGTAAAGAAAGAGTAGGCTTTTACAAGCAGTTTCCTTTCGGCTGGACCATAGTCTCTGCAACAACGAAAAGCGACTACACAGACGCGATTAATAAACAGTTTTTCATCAGCACGGCGATTTCTTTAATTCTACTTGTCGTGGGTGCGATGTTTTTAGTGATATTCATTAAAAAACTTGTCGCTCCAATTAGCTCCATCCAATCCGGTCTCAACTCCTTCTTTGATTTCATCAATCATAAAACACAAGATATCTCCACCATCAACATAAAAACAAATGATGAATTCGGTCAAATGGCAGCCGCCATTAACCAAAACATTCAAGCCACCAAAGAAGGCTTAGACCAAGATAAACAAGCTGTTAAAGAAAGTGTTACCACAGTAGGCATAGTTGAAAACGGAGATTTAACAGCAAGAATCACAGCTAATCCTAGAAACCCACAACTCATAGAACTTAAAAGTGTGCTTAATAATCTCCTTGATGTCTTACAAACTAAAGTGGGTAAAGATATGAATAAAATCCACTCTATCTTTGAAGAATTTAAAAGCTTAGATTTTAGAAACAAAATAGAAAATGCCACAGGTAGTGTAGAAGTAACCACTAATGCCCTAGGCGAAGAAATCATCAAAATGCTTAAACAAAGTTCTGATTTTGCAAATTCTTTAGCCAATGAAAGCTCCAAACTTCAAAACGCTGTGCAAAATTTAACTTCAAGCTCAAATTCTCAAGCTGCTTCTTTAGAAGAAACTGCTGCTGCTTTAGAAGAGATTACCTCCTCTATGCAAAATGTCTCTCAAAAAACCAGTGATGTGATTACTCAAAGTGAAGAGATTAAAAATGTTACAGGCATTATAGGTGATATAGCTGATCAAATCAATCTTCTAGCCCTTAATGCTGCCATAGAAGCAGCACGTGCAGGAGAACACGGAAGAGGCTTTGCCGTCGTGGCTGATGAAGTGAGAAAACTAGCTGAAAGAACCCAAAAGTCTTTAAGTGAGATAGAAGCAAATACTAACTTACTTGTTCAATCTATCAATGATATGGCAGAAAGCATTAAGGAACAAACTGCTGGTATTACACAGATTAATGAAAGTGTGGCTCAAATAGACCAAACCACTAAGGATAATGTGGAAATTGCTAATGAAAGTGCCATCATCTCTAACACAGTAAGCGACATCGCTACAAATATCCTTGAAGATGTGAAGAAGAAGAAGTTTTAA